A segment of the Catenuloplanes nepalensis genome:
GATCGAGCCGCTGCGCACGCTGTTCAAGGACGAGGTGCGCGCGCTCGGTGCCCAGCTCGGCCTGCCGGAGGAGATGGTCCAGCGGCACCCGTTCCCGGGCCCGGGCCTGGCGATCCGGATCATCGGTGCGGTCTCCCGCGAGCGCCTCGACGTGCTGCGCCAGGCCGACCTGATCGCGCGCGAGGAGCTGACCGCGGCCGGCCTGGACCGGAGCGTGTGGCAGTTCCCGGTGGTGCTGCTGGCCGACGTGCGCAGCGTGGGCGTGCAGGGCGACGGCCGGACGTACGGGCACCCGGTGGTGCTCCGCCCGGTCTCCAGCGAGGACGCGATGACCGCGGACTGGTCCCGGCTGCCGTTCGACCTGCTCGCCAAGATCTCCAACCGGATCACGAACGAGGTCGCGGAGATCAACCGAGTTGTCCTGGACGTGACCAGCAAGCCGCCGGGCACCATCGAGTGGGAGTAATTCGTCCGCTGTAATTCAGTGGGCAAATCGGACAATGTCCTTCGCGCGTGTGCTTTTGACCGATTCAACTGTCACCCATCCGACACTGTTCACGGGCGGGTTACAAAGCGCGAGAACAATGTGACGGCGTGACACCCGCGCTTGAGCCGCTCCGCAGGATCGCGGCATATGCACTTTGTACCGATTCCGACGGCCGTGTGCTGCTGGTGCGGGCAAGTCCCCGCTCCGGCACGCCCGGCGCCTGGTCCCTGCCCGGCGGTGCCGTCGACCACGGCGAGAACCCGAACGACACCGTGGTCCGCGAGACCGCCGCCGAGACCGGGCTCTCCGTCGCCGTCGCCGGCCTGCACGACGTGGTGGCGGACATGCGCGCGCTTCCGCACAAGGGCATCACGATCCACACGGACCGGCTGATCTACACCGTTACGATCCGCGGCGGTTCGCTGATCGACCGAGTCGGCCAGCCGACCGATCTGGCCCGCTGGTTCACGCTCGACGAGGCGGCCGCGCTGCCGCTGCGCCCGTTCGCCGCGACCGCGCTCGGGCTCGCACCCGCGTCGGTGGACCTGCGGCCGGACGAGGCGCCGGACTTCCCGTCGTTCTACGCGTACCCGGGGCCGGACGGCCTGCACCGGGCGCAGCGGTTCGCGGCGTACGCGGTCGCCACCGACCCGGACGGCCGCATTTTGCTCACCCGGATCGCGGCCGACTACCCCGGCGGCGGCTGCTGGCACCTGCCCGGCGGTGGCACCGACTACGGCGAGCAGCCCGGTGCCGCGCTGCTCCGCGAGCTGCTGGAGGAGACCGGCCAGCCCGGCGAGATCGTCGAGTTGCTCGGCGTGGGCAGCCACCGCGACCCGGCCTCGCTCGGCCCGGAGGGCTACCCGATCGACTGGCACGGCGTGCGTGCGTTCTACCGCGTCGCGGTCGACCGTCCGTGCCCGCCGACCATCCACGACGTCGGCGGGTCCACGGACGACGTCCGCTGGTTCACCATGGCCGAGGTGGCCGCGCTGGCCGAGTCGGAGATGACCGAGGTGACCATCGAGGCCATGCGGGCGGCCGAACTCCCGTAGCCGGCCGAAGGCCCGGGCCGGGGTGCCGGACCTCGTCTCACTCCGGCCCTCCGCCCCGATCCAGGCCTTAATCTTGTGCGGTGGAGCAGAAGAGACGGATCGCCGCCTACGGCATATGCCGCGACGAGGACGGCCGGGTGCTGCTGACCCGGGCGTCCGCCTTCTCTGACACGCCGGGTGTGTGGCAGGTCCCCGGCGGCGACCTCAAGCACGGTGAGCACCCGGAGTGGGCGGTCGTCCGCGAGTTCGCGGAGCAGACCGGCCTGGCGGTGCGCGCCACCGGCCTGCACACCGTGCTCTCCGACGTCGCGCCGCTGCCGTTCCGCGACCTGACACTGCACCACGATCGGGTGATCTTCGATGTGGCGATGGAGGGCGGCGACCTACGGCACGAGGCGGACGGTTCCATCGACCTGGTTCGCTGGGTCGAGCGGGCCGAACTCGGGACGCTGCCGCTGCTGCCGTTCACCGCGCGGCTGCTCGGCGTGCCGGCGAACGCTGAGCTGGTCGAGGAGACACTGCGGACCGCGGCCCGGGTCGGCCTGCCGGAGACGGTCGCGACGCCGTCCGCCGGGCCACGGGGGCAGAGGTTCGCCGCCTACGGTCTGGTGACGGACCCGGAGGGGCGGGTGCTGCTGACGAAGATCGCCGGGGCGTACCCGGGGGCCGGCCGCTGGCACCTGCCCGGCGGTGGCACCGACTTCGGTGAACAGCCGGACACCGGGTTCCTCCGCGAACTGGTCGAAGAGGCAGGCCAGCACGGCCGCGTCACCGGCCTGCTGCGCGTCTCGCACCGGCGCAATCCGGCCGCGCGCGGGCCCGAGGGGCATCCGATCGACTGGCACTCGGTGCGCGTCACGTACACCGCGGTGGTGGACGAGCCGACGCCGCCGGTGGTGACGGAGGCGGCCGGCGGGTCAACGGCCGAGGCGCGCTGGTTCAGCCCGGCGGAGGCGCGCACGCTGGCGCTCTCCGACGTCGCTCAGGCCGCGTTGGAGTGGCTGCACGGACAGGTCAGGGCGGCACCCGCTCCGCGCCGCTGAAAGCTCCCGCGGTCTTAACGGCCGCATGCCGTCCGGTAAACTACGGAGTCAGCTCAAGCCGGGCCGACGCAACGACGAAATCGCACCACGACAAACCGCCTTACGACGAAACCGCACAAATTGGACATCGGGTCAATTGGGTTGTTTCGGGCGTTAGGCGGCTCAAAGTTTAACTGCTGGCTATCGCCAGACGGCCGTGTCGTGTGCAATGGTGTAGGCCGCATAACGGTCGACACCCTCACGAGGACGGGACCGTCGACTCCACCGGCCCACGACCCGAGGCCGGCGACCATTTTCGCTGGCCGCGCACCATGGCGACCGGCGACGACACACGTCGGTCCGGGCGCACTGGGCCGACCTTAGGGACAAGCCGGCACGAACTGCACAAAGTGCCGGCGATGGAGGGACAGTGCCGAGAGCCCCCTGGCGTCGGCGTCGTACCGCAGACAGCCCCCGCCCGGCCGGCCGCCGGTGGGCCGGGTTGCGCCGGAGCGGATCGTTCGCCCGGCAGGTGCTGCAGGTGCGAGCGGGTCTTCGACGACCCAACCAACGTCCGCTGGTCGTCTCCGACAGCCACCCACAGCCGGTGGCCTATCCACTCCCCGAGGCGCTACCCACCTCGTCGGACGTGCCGACCCTCGCCGAACTCCGCTCGATCGCCGAGGCCACCCCGATCGCCGAGCCCACCCCCACCGACTCGTCCCTGCTCCCGGGTGCCCACACCATGAGCCGCCGGATCTCCTTCGCCGTCGTCAACGCCTGCACGCTGGCCAGCATCTTCCTCGGCCTCAGCGCGGTCTTCCTGGCCATGCGCGACGACGTGCAGGCCGCCGCCCTGTGCCTGATCGCCTGCGTGGTCTTCGACGGCCTCGACGGCGCGCTGGCCCGCAAACTCGGCGTCTCCAGCCCGTTCGGCGCCCAGATGGACTCGCTGGCCGACATGTGCTCGTTCGGACTGGCCGCGCCGATCGTCGTCTACGCCAGCCTGGCCGGCAGCGTCTCCACGATCGC
Coding sequences within it:
- a CDS encoding NUDIX domain-containing protein, with translation MTPALEPLRRIAAYALCTDSDGRVLLVRASPRSGTPGAWSLPGGAVDHGENPNDTVVRETAAETGLSVAVAGLHDVVADMRALPHKGITIHTDRLIYTVTIRGGSLIDRVGQPTDLARWFTLDEAAALPLRPFAATALGLAPASVDLRPDEAPDFPSFYAYPGPDGLHRAQRFAAYAVATDPDGRILLTRIAADYPGGGCWHLPGGGTDYGEQPGAALLRELLEETGQPGEIVELLGVGSHRDPASLGPEGYPIDWHGVRAFYRVAVDRPCPPTIHDVGGSTDDVRWFTMAEVAALAESEMTEVTIEAMRAAELP
- a CDS encoding CDP-alcohol phosphatidyltransferase family protein translates to MRRSGSFARQVLQVRAGLRRPNQRPLVVSDSHPQPVAYPLPEALPTSSDVPTLAELRSIAEATPIAEPTPTDSSLLPGAHTMSRRISFAVVNACTLASIFLGLSAVFLAMRDDVQAAALCLIACVVFDGLDGALARKLGVSSPFGAQMDSLADMCSFGLAAPIVVYASLAGSVSTIAAGLACALVAGCAAIRLARFNVSPKDGRFFCGVPTTMAAAVLAIAVLIGLPISGEFQVAGVALLAIAMVSSFPYAKLARLIKLPPWLALIPIAGAVLNPRLTFALIVFAYLLSGPLLWLRNRRTPHRIA
- a CDS encoding NUDIX hydrolase; protein product: MEQKRRIAAYGICRDEDGRVLLTRASAFSDTPGVWQVPGGDLKHGEHPEWAVVREFAEQTGLAVRATGLHTVLSDVAPLPFRDLTLHHDRVIFDVAMEGGDLRHEADGSIDLVRWVERAELGTLPLLPFTARLLGVPANAELVEETLRTAARVGLPETVATPSAGPRGQRFAAYGLVTDPEGRVLLTKIAGAYPGAGRWHLPGGGTDFGEQPDTGFLRELVEEAGQHGRVTGLLRVSHRRNPAARGPEGHPIDWHSVRVTYTAVVDEPTPPVVTEAAGGSTAEARWFSPAEARTLALSDVAQAALEWLHGQVRAAPAPRR